A single region of the Fundulus heteroclitus isolate FHET01 unplaced genomic scaffold, MU-UCD_Fhet_4.1 scaffold_72, whole genome shotgun sequence genome encodes:
- the LOC118561800 gene encoding uncharacterized protein LOC118561800, with translation MDEGRVRGRGNRVRGGRRAGQGGRGAGQGGRGAGQGGRGAGQQGREGPGGRARQPRTIITDEMRATVIDHVIVHGMTIAEAGLRVRPNRSRFTVATIIRAFRQHNRVERMPHRGGRVAIFTAAQETPIVDMVRENNLIRLREIRDKVIDDNVNFEGIDDVSLAIIDRVLRCQKMQMKQVYRVPFERNSARHKDLRYEYVQVSIHPCSQYS, from the exons atgGATGAAGGcagagtcaggggaagaggtAATCGCGTCAGAGGAGGGAGAAGAGCTGgccaaggaggaagaggagcaggccagggaggaagaggagcaggccagggaggaagaggagcaggccaaCAAGGGAGAGAAGGTCCAGGAGGGAGAGCAAGACAACCTCGTACCATCATTACGGACGAGATGCGAGCAACAGTCATTGACCATGTCATTGTCCATGGCATGACAATAGCTGAAGCAGGACTAAGAGTCCGTCCAAACCGGAGTAGGTTCACCGTGGCCACCATTATCAGGGCATTCAGACAACACAACAG AGTTGAAAGAATGCCACATAGAGGTGGGCGGGTTGCCATATTTACAGCGGCACAAGAAACCCCCATTGTGGATATGGTTCGTGAGAACAACCTCATCAGACTCCGGGAGATCAGAGACAAAGTCATTGACGATAATGTGAACTTTGAGGgcattgatgatgtcagctTGGCCATAATAGACCGAGTTCTCCGGTGCCAAAAGATGCAGATGAAACAAGTCTATAGGGTTCCCTTTGAGCGAAACTCTGCACGACACAAAGACCTACGTTACGAGTATGTGCAAGTAAGTATACATCCATGTTCACAGTACAGTTAG